Within the Balaenoptera acutorostrata chromosome 10, mBalAcu1.1, whole genome shotgun sequence genome, the region CTTCCCAGCgaatttccccttccttccttccgcaGGGTCTGGGGTCAGGGTGTTATTAATATTTCTCGCCTCTGGCTTTGCAGAGAAGGCATGCCCCAACTGTCATGCTGCTTTGGAATTGATCCCCTGTCGAGGGCACAGTGGGTACCCTGTAACCAACTTTTGGCGGCTTGATGGCAACGCAATATTTTTTCAGGTAGGTGGTGGGACACCACGGTTTGTGATGGACATTCTCATCATGTCACAGGGACCAAACCACCTGCCATGTGTCTCAGGAGCCCTGGACCAAACCAGATACAGCTCTGGTGGCCAGAAATAGGTGCTGGGGCTCCCAGGGCCTTACCAGGCTCCTAGGAATTAGTTCACCTACTGTGTGCTCTCTAAGGGGGAGAGGGTGAACCTAGATATAGTTGTTTTCATATGGCAAAAGGACTGTTAGGTCATCTTTTAAGATGTCTATTATTGGTGCACTTTTCATTTGTTCAAGAATTTTTTCCCTGTctctttgaaaaaacaaaaaacaaacaacttgggGTATTGGGAAAGGCACACTCAATTTTTGATCAGCGTTGCCAGCTTCCCTCAGAGGAATAATGTGATTCATCTCCTTATTAATGCAGGCCAAGGGAGTTCATGATCACCCAAGACCAGAGAGTAAATCAGAGACAGAAGCTAGAAGAAGTGCTATCAAGAGACAAATGGCTTCTTTTTACCAACCCCAGAAAAAGAGAATTCGAGAACCCGAGGTAATAGGGAGCTGTCGTTACACTTGTGGTCTGTGTTCACCATCATTACCAAATGCACTGAGAATTATGTAAGATGTGAATGTCATACCTTCATTTAAAAGGTTTGAtttaatgtgaaaattatatatcTCTAACAATGTCATTGAATCAACATTTTGAATAGGGtttctaattcctttttcttcttgataaaAAAGCAGAATATCTCTACAGTTAATGATAGAGTGAGGATGTGAGCTGACATCCTAATACAAGGGCAATTATCAAATGGTCATACGGAAAGAAATAGGTGCATACCAATGACTTAACGGTGCATCTTCGAGAGGGTCCTTTACATTGTTTACATAGAACAGATAAAATTTCTTTGGGCAACTTGATCCAGTTTGGCTGTTCAACCACAGTATGCCAAGGAGGCAGAATATTAGTTTGAGATAAGAGACACTGGCCTTGTTTGAgaactttctatgtgccaggcacatagggTTTAAGTCTTATACGTGAATTGGTCACAAAAGCCTTAAGAAGAAATTACTCTTATTAAgccccattttttttaacattgttattggagtataattgctttacaatggtgtgttagtttctgctgtataacaaagtgaatcagctatacatatacatatatccccatatctcctccctctttaaGCCCCATTTTTaagtgaggaatctgaggctcagagaggttaagtaactcgtTCAGTTCATGAGGgacagtcaggatttgaacccaggtctacgTCAGGTTCCTGAGCCTCTGCTGTATGCACGTAGTATAGGGAGAACAGACCATCTGCCACTCAGACCCACCCTGCCTGGCTACCATGGACCCTCCTAGTTCAGCAGCATGGAATCCAAGCCTGAGCTCAAGCTGTGAAATTCCTGGACCCTGTGCTCAGATCACGTTTCTGAGCTCCTAACACACAGCCCACCAACTGAGAGCTTGTTATTTGGTTGGTTGATGACTGTTACAGGTGAGGGTGTCCAcacaatttacatctttatttacaaataaaaatttgtgtCATTTCTTTAGGCAGGAGAGAATCAAGATAACGGTGGCCATTTCAGCAACATACCTTCCCTGGAAAACCCAGAGGAGTTTGATATAATTCCTGACACTGGCTTCCCTGTTCCAGGGCAGCCTTGCTTTTCCTTTCCAAACTCGGATGCTTACAAAGCTACCTGTGACCTAGCTGCCTTTCAAGGAGATGTAGTACCACCCTTTCAGAAATATCCAAACCCAAGAATCTTTTTGCCTAGGCCACCCTGCAGCTATGAATTGGCAGGCCCTGGTTACACAAATTCAGGCCCGTATCCCACCCTTTATAAAGATGCCAGCAGTATTCCTGATGACACAGACTGGGTTCATCTGAATGCACTGCAATACAACATCAACTCCTACGGCAGCTTTGAGAGAAGCTTTGATTTCACCAGTAAACAGCCTGGCTGGAAACCAGCTCTTGGAAAAGCTGACCTTGGGGAGAGCACTGACCATGGACAGTTCCAGGCCGTGGCCACTCGCCCTTATTACAACCCAGAGCTTCCCTGCAGGTACCTCACGACGGCCCCACCAGCTGCTCCAGCCCTACAGACA harbors:
- the GCM2 gene encoding chorion-specific transcription factor GCMb isoform X1 — encoded protein: MPAEAGQQADGACSHGMKLGWDINDPQMPREPAHFDRFCEWPDGYVRFIYRSDEKQAQRHLSGWAMRNTNNHNGHILKKSCLGVVVCARDCALPGGSRLQLRPAICDKARLKQQKKACPNCHAALELIPCRGHSGYPVTNFWRLDGNAIFFQAKGVHDHPRPESKSETEARRSAIKRQMASFYQPQKKRIREPEAGENQDNGGHFSNIPSLENPEEFDIIPDTGFPVPGQPCFSFPNSDAYKATCDLAAFQGDVVPPFQKYPNPRIFLPRPPCSYELAGPGYTNSGPYPTLYKDASSIPDDTDWVHLNALQYNINSYGSFERSFDFTSKQPGWKPALGKADLGESTDHGQFQAVATRPYYNPELPCRYLTTAPPAAPALQTVITTTTKVSYQAYQPPALKCCDNVREVKSLSGCNYDTENTQMSIYPEDLDLPATVAMAASPTASLPLKIPGDCRAIRHTLPFPQDSAPSWTDGAETWDVCPSGLGSTIGYSGRISPFFSYDHEDF
- the GCM2 gene encoding chorion-specific transcription factor GCMb isoform X2 gives rise to the protein MRNTNNHNGHILKKSCLGVVVCARDCALPGGSRLQLRPAICDKARLKQQKKACPNCHAALELIPCRGHSGYPVTNFWRLDGNAIFFQAKGVHDHPRPESKSETEARRSAIKRQMASFYQPQKKRIREPEAGENQDNGGHFSNIPSLENPEEFDIIPDTGFPVPGQPCFSFPNSDAYKATCDLAAFQGDVVPPFQKYPNPRIFLPRPPCSYELAGPGYTNSGPYPTLYKDASSIPDDTDWVHLNALQYNINSYGSFERSFDFTSKQPGWKPALGKADLGESTDHGQFQAVATRPYYNPELPCRYLTTAPPAAPALQTVITTTTKVSYQAYQPPALKCCDNVREVKSLSGCNYDTENTQMSIYPEDLDLPATVAMAASPTASLPLKIPGDCRAIRHTLPFPQDSAPSWTDGAETWDVCPSGLGSTIGYSGRISPFFSYDHEDF